TATCTAAAAATATTCTGTCATGTGAAACAACTAAAAATGCTTTATTATACTTTATAAGGTATTCTTCAAGCCATTCAATTGATATTAAATCAAGATGGTTTGTAGGTTCATCTAATATAAGTAAATCAGGATTTTTAAGTAGTAGTTTTGCAAGAGTTACCCTTGTTTTTTCTCCACCTGAAAGCTCAGAAATTAAACTATTTTCTAAAGCATTTAACTCAAGTCCAGTTATTACTTGTTTAATTTTATAATCACTATTATATCCATCAAGTGCTTCGTATTCTGTGGCTAAAAGTTCAATTTGTTTTAAAACATCATTTGTATTTTCTGTAAATTGTAAGTCTATATTTAATTTTTGTATTTTTTTTAATATTTCTTTTTCTTTTTGAAAAACAGTACTTATTTCTTCAAAAACTGTATTTTTCTCATCATAAAAGTCATGATTTTGTGAAAGATATCCAATAATTGTATTATTATTTACAAAAATATTACCTTCATCTATTCTTTCAATACCAAGTATTATTTTGATTATAGTTGATTTACCAGCTCCATTAAGCCCAATAAGACCTATTTTATCTTTACTGTTAATAGTAAAAGAAATATTTTCAAGAATACTTTGTCCTATAAATTGTTTGCTAACATTATTAAATTGTACTAAGTTCATTTCTTGCCTTTCAAAATATATTTTGTAAATATGTTACTTTATATATATTACCTTGTCAATATACACCCTTTTGCATATTGTTTCAACTATAATTAAATGGTTTGCTTCTCAAAATAAATTCGTTAAGTTTACTTGAATATATTCATGATTTTTGATAAAATTCTCTTGAACAAAAAAATGGGGAGGAAAAAATGAAAAAAATATTCTTAGCAATTTCTATGATTTTTGCTAATTTTGCATTAGCAGCTGGAGTTGTAAATGTTTATACGTCAAGACATTATGATGTGGACAAAAAAATATATGAAGAATTTGAAAAAGAAACAGGTATAAAAGTAAATGCAGTTCAAAATACAGATGTTAATGTTTTAATTAAAAAGATGGAACTTGAAGGTAAAAACACAGATGCAGATGTTTTCTTAACTGTTGGTGTAGGTGATTTATATAGAGCTAAAAAATTAGGTTTATTACAAGCTGTTAAAAGTTCTAAAATTGAAAAAAATGTACCTAAACAATTTAGAGATAAAGCAAATAATTGGATAGGTATAAGTTATAGAGCTAGAATTTTTGTGTATAATCCTGAAAAAGTAAATCCAACATCTTTATCAACATATGAAGATTTAGCAACTTCTAAGTGGAAGGGTAAAGTACTTACAAGAAGTTCAACAAGTTCATACAATCAACATTTAATCGCTTTTATGAATGCTAAAAATGGAGAAAAAAGTACAATTGCTTGGGCTAAAGGACTTACATCTAATTTTGCAAGAGATCCTAAAGGAAATGATAGAGATCAAGCTAAAGAGGTTTTAAAAGGAACTGGAGATGTAGCTATAATGAACAGTTATTATATGGGTAGAATGACAGTTTCAAAAGATCCGTTAGAAAATCAAGTTGCGGCAAAACTTAAAATATTTTTCCCTAATCAAAAAACAGGTGGAACACATATTAATTTATCAGGTGCCGGACTTGCAAAATATGCTAAGAATAAAGCGAATGCAATAAGATTTATTGAATTTTTAACTGAGAAATATGCACAAAAGGTTATTTCTCATGAAAATTTTGAATACCCTACTAATCCGAAAGCTGAAATAAGTCCTATAGTTAAATCTTGGGGAACATTTAAAGCATCAAAAATTGATTTTGATTTAATAGGAGAAAAAATGGAAAAATCAAGTTCTATTGCTAATGAGGCAAAATGGAAATAAATAAGAAAAAATGGGAAATTTTATCATATATATTGTTGGGTTTAGTAATAAGCCCAATAATATATATTTTTTTAAATACATTAAATAAAAATTCAGAATATAGTAATGAAATTTTTAATTATTTATTAAAAGATTATGTGATTAATACATTAATAATACTTTTTCCGACTGTAATAATTGCTACGATTATAGGAGTGAGTTTATCATATTTTGAAACATTTTATGAATATAGATTTAGAAAATTTTTTAAATATGCAAATATAATGGTATTTGCAATTCCTAGTTATATTTTGGCATATATGTATGTAGATATTTTTAATGGTCCCATTTACAATTTATTTGGGTTAAACATAGATATTGCAAATAAAAAAGGAGCTATAATAATACTGTCTTTATCGTTTTATCCTTATGTATATCTTATTTGTAGAGCATATATGAAAAAAATATCAATGAACATATTAAATAGTTCTAGAATTTTAGGAAAAAGTAATTTTGAAACATTTTTTAAAATAATATTGCCTTTATCAAGACCTGCTGTAATAACTGGGGCATCTCTTGTTATTATGGAAACTTTAAATGCTTATGGTGTGCCAAGTTATTTTGGTATAAGTGTATTTTCAACTGGTATTCATACTGCATGGGTAAACTCTTATGACTTAGATGCAGCGATAAAACTATCTGCAATATTAATGCTATTTGTTTTTATTTTTATATTTTTTGAAAGATATTTAAGGAATGTAAAAAGATATACTTTAAGTGGTAAAATTGAGGAAATAAAAAGAGAAAAATTAAAAGGAGTAAAAGAATATTTGCTTTTAATATGTTTATTTTCGCTTTTTTGTATATCTTTTGTTATACCTTTAGCATATATATTTAGACTATTTAAACTTTCAATACCATATTTAGATATGGGTATGATAATAGAATTAACAAAAAATACGATATATATTTTATTGATATCAACAATTTTTATTGTTTTACTTTCATTATTTTTAACTAATGTAGTAAGACTTAAAAAGAATAAATATAGATGGATAGTGTCTAATATTTCTTCAATAGGTTATTCTATACCTGGGTCAGTTATAGCAATAGGCTTTCTTTCGATATTTATATCAATTGATAATTTTCTAATATCAAAAAATTTAACACAAAATATTTTGATTATAAAATCACCGTTAGTTAT
Above is a window of Caviibacter abscessus DNA encoding:
- a CDS encoding Fe(3+) ABC transporter substrate-binding protein; amino-acid sequence: MKKIFLAISMIFANFALAAGVVNVYTSRHYDVDKKIYEEFEKETGIKVNAVQNTDVNVLIKKMELEGKNTDADVFLTVGVGDLYRAKKLGLLQAVKSSKIEKNVPKQFRDKANNWIGISYRARIFVYNPEKVNPTSLSTYEDLATSKWKGKVLTRSSTSSYNQHLIAFMNAKNGEKSTIAWAKGLTSNFARDPKGNDRDQAKEVLKGTGDVAIMNSYYMGRMTVSKDPLENQVAAKLKIFFPNQKTGGTHINLSGAGLAKYAKNKANAIRFIEFLTEKYAQKVISHENFEYPTNPKAEISPIVKSWGTFKASKIDFDLIGEKMEKSSSIANEAKWK
- a CDS encoding ABC transporter permease is translated as MEINKKKWEILSYILLGLVISPIIYIFLNTLNKNSEYSNEIFNYLLKDYVINTLIILFPTVIIATIIGVSLSYFETFYEYRFRKFFKYANIMVFAIPSYILAYMYVDIFNGPIYNLFGLNIDIANKKGAIIILSLSFYPYVYLICRAYMKKISMNILNSSRILGKSNFETFFKIILPLSRPAVITGASLVIMETLNAYGVPSYFGISVFSTGIHTAWVNSYDLDAAIKLSAILMLFVFIFIFFERYLRNVKRYTLSGKIEEIKREKLKGVKEYLLLICLFSLFCISFVIPLAYIFRLFKLSIPYLDMGMIIELTKNTIYILLISTIFIVLLSLFLTNVVRLKKNKYRWIVSNISSIGYSIPGSVIAIGFLSIFISIDNFLISKNLTQNILIIKSPLVIILAYTTRFLSLSYNGIEANINKIGNDYHKASRVLGKTAFTTFFKVDLIMLKSAVVTSFLLVSIEIIKELPLTSLLLVKNTLAIQIKNYASDEEMVLTAPLSLVLILICFILLMVYNKIEDRGERK